One Micromonospora sp. WMMD1120 genomic region harbors:
- a CDS encoding A24 family peptidase, with product MAERPYGDDMALTDPPAAVPGRGNPSERSPATVPGRVLAVLAVSPLIRMAAARYAVPPGLPDRTGCAACGAPVSLTRPWPALGPTARCPRCRARVGPPPGTVEVAVLAAVTLLALGGPWGGTLPALAWWLGWTIPAVFVDLAVHRLPDRLTVPAAAGTWLLLGVAALDAEPEHWLRAVLAGAGLASFFAATTLLLGRRGFGLGDAKLALGVGALLGWHGWPVLLLGMLLAFGLSALVSLGLLSTRRASWSTHLPLGPFLLVGTTGALLLIT from the coding sequence GTGGCGGAGCGTCCGTACGGGGATGACATGGCGCTGACCGACCCTCCAGCGGCGGTGCCCGGCCGGGGCAACCCATCCGAACGGAGCCCGGCGACGGTGCCGGGTCGGGTGTTGGCGGTCCTCGCGGTCAGTCCGCTCATCCGGATGGCGGCCGCGCGCTACGCCGTACCCCCGGGTCTGCCCGACCGGACCGGCTGCGCTGCCTGCGGCGCGCCGGTCAGCCTGACCCGGCCCTGGCCGGCGCTGGGTCCGACGGCCCGGTGCCCGCGCTGCCGTGCCCGGGTCGGGCCGCCGCCGGGAACCGTCGAGGTGGCGGTGCTCGCGGCGGTGACGCTGCTGGCGCTGGGTGGCCCGTGGGGCGGGACGCTGCCGGCGCTGGCCTGGTGGCTGGGCTGGACGATTCCGGCGGTCTTCGTCGACCTGGCCGTGCACCGGTTGCCGGATCGGCTCACGGTGCCGGCGGCGGCCGGAACGTGGTTGCTGCTCGGCGTGGCCGCTCTCGACGCCGAACCGGAGCACTGGTTGCGGGCCGTGCTCGCCGGTGCGGGACTGGCGTCGTTCTTCGCCGCCACCACGCTGCTGCTCGGTCGCCGGGGTTTCGGACTGGGCGACGCCAAGCTGGCGCTCGGCGTGGGGGCGCTGCTCGGCTGGCACGGCTGGCCGGTGCTGCTGCTCGGGATGCTGCTCGCGTTCGGGTTGTCCGCCCTGGTCAGTCTGGGTCTGCTGAGCACCCGCCGCGCCTCCTGGAGCACCCACCTGCCGCTCGGCCCGTTCCTGCTCGTCGGCACCACCGGCGCTCTCCTGCTGATCACCTGA
- a CDS encoding phosphatase PAP2 family protein, whose translation MVDTESIDVPEISAEWYRDVVDAAARSPEPVRWFVGHATEGVILLLGALLLLAALSRWSGGPHGRALALIAPLPAVLAYAGSEWFKTVVDEERPCRTIGRAIIADVCPPTGDWSFPSNHATIAGALAVTTLLLSRRIGLVALPLAALGAFSRVFVGVHYPHDVIAGVLFGALVAVVATPLLTRPATEVLRRRAERADDPVAKLASRSRP comes from the coding sequence ATGGTCGACACCGAGAGCATTGATGTTCCGGAGATCAGCGCGGAGTGGTACCGCGACGTCGTCGACGCCGCCGCCCGCAGCCCCGAGCCGGTGCGGTGGTTCGTCGGGCACGCCACCGAGGGCGTGATCCTGCTGCTCGGCGCGCTGCTACTGCTGGCCGCGCTGAGTCGCTGGTCCGGCGGCCCGCACGGCCGGGCCCTCGCGTTGATCGCGCCGCTGCCGGCGGTGCTGGCGTACGCGGGCAGCGAGTGGTTCAAGACGGTGGTGGACGAGGAGCGCCCCTGCCGGACCATCGGCCGGGCGATCATCGCGGATGTCTGTCCACCCACCGGCGACTGGTCGTTCCCCAGCAACCACGCCACCATCGCCGGTGCGCTCGCGGTCACCACGCTGCTGCTCTCCCGCCGGATCGGCCTTGTCGCACTGCCGCTCGCCGCGCTCGGCGCCTTCTCCCGGGTCTTCGTCGGCGTGCACTACCCGCACGACGTGATCGCGGGCGTGCTCTTCGGCGCCCTGGTCGCCGTGGTGGCGACCCCGTTGCTGACCCGCCCGGCCACTGAGGTGCTCCGCCGCCGCGCCGAGCGGGCCGACGACCCGGTCGCCAAACTGGCCAGCCGCTCCCGCCCCTGA
- a CDS encoding glycosyl hydrolase family 65 protein gives MHSSSATDRQSPVDGVGDDETWRIRRTADDADRLGETESIFALGNGWVGWRGVLDEGAPCGMPGSYLNGFHERRELSYPEEGYAFPLASDTVISAPNAALIRLWVDDEPLDIRTGTLRRHDRVLDLRAGVLRRETEWISPAGRGVRVRSTRLVSLPRRPVAAVRYEVEPLDAAVELRVCSDLLANEKVPERSDDPRAASVPTDPLTGELHRASGLDGVLAHRTERSGQRVAVAVSHLVDGPGTVAVTGDSSPDRVRLTVAGRLGPGERLRLTKFAAYEWAPVDGTPADELAALVAAEADAARADGFDALGEDQRAALDAAWQVADVRLDGDPELQQAVRFAMFHLIQAGRPDSDRTISAKGLTGNGYDGHVLWDTESYVLPVLTYLAPAVARSALTWRHAHLPEARERAAELRLTGATFPWRTIGGRESSGYWPAGTAALHVNADIADAVLRYLAVTDDQRFLAEAGLELLVQTARLWHGFGHFSADGTFHLYGVTGPDEYAALVDDNVFTNLMARRNLRGAADAAERHPDLADRLGVDRGEPARWRAAADAMAIPYDSERRVHEQAAGFTRQPEWDFANTTDEDYPLLLHFPYLELYRKQVVKQADLVLAMQLCPGEFTADEKARNLAYYQARTVRDSSLSAAPQAVLAAEVGHLDLAYDLFAESVLQDLADLGDKTADGLHLASLAGAWLALVQGFGGLRDDRGVLSFDPRLPDRIDRLAFSLRWRGHRLRVTLTAAEARYELPDAAPDVEVELWHHGAALRLTGADPVTRPMPPVPDPGPEPPSPPGRRPTRRSAD, from the coding sequence GTGCACAGCAGTTCGGCCACCGATCGGCAGTCGCCGGTCGACGGCGTCGGGGACGACGAGACCTGGCGGATCCGGCGTACGGCGGACGACGCGGACCGGCTCGGGGAGACCGAGTCGATCTTCGCCTTGGGTAACGGGTGGGTCGGCTGGCGCGGTGTCCTCGACGAGGGCGCCCCGTGCGGGATGCCGGGCAGTTACCTCAACGGCTTCCACGAGCGGCGCGAACTGAGCTACCCCGAGGAGGGGTACGCGTTCCCGCTAGCCAGCGACACCGTCATCAGCGCACCGAACGCGGCGCTGATCCGGCTCTGGGTCGACGACGAGCCGCTGGACATCCGGACCGGCACGCTGCGCCGCCACGACCGGGTGCTCGACCTGCGCGCCGGAGTGCTGCGCCGGGAGACCGAGTGGATCTCACCGGCCGGTCGGGGTGTCCGCGTCCGCAGCACCCGGCTGGTGTCGTTGCCGCGTCGCCCGGTGGCCGCCGTCCGGTACGAGGTCGAGCCGTTGGACGCCGCCGTCGAGCTGCGGGTGTGCTCGGATCTGCTGGCGAACGAGAAGGTGCCGGAGCGCTCGGACGACCCCCGCGCCGCCTCGGTGCCCACCGATCCGCTGACCGGCGAGCTGCACCGGGCGTCCGGCCTGGACGGGGTGCTGGCGCACCGCACCGAGCGCAGCGGCCAGCGCGTCGCGGTCGCGGTCAGTCACCTGGTGGACGGACCGGGCACGGTGGCCGTCACGGGTGACAGCAGTCCGGACCGGGTACGGCTGACAGTCGCCGGCCGGCTGGGCCCGGGGGAGCGGCTGCGGCTGACGAAGTTCGCCGCCTACGAGTGGGCGCCGGTCGACGGGACGCCCGCCGACGAGTTGGCCGCCCTCGTCGCCGCCGAGGCCGACGCGGCCCGCGCGGACGGCTTCGACGCGCTCGGCGAGGACCAGCGAGCCGCCCTGGACGCGGCCTGGCAGGTCGCCGACGTGCGGCTCGACGGCGATCCGGAGCTCCAGCAGGCTGTCCGGTTCGCGATGTTCCACCTGATCCAGGCCGGTCGCCCGGACTCCGACCGGACCATCTCGGCCAAGGGGTTGACCGGCAACGGCTACGACGGGCACGTCCTCTGGGACACCGAGAGCTACGTCCTGCCGGTGCTCACCTACCTGGCCCCGGCGGTGGCCCGTTCGGCGCTGACCTGGCGGCACGCCCACCTGCCGGAGGCGCGCGAGCGCGCCGCCGAGCTGCGGTTGACGGGTGCGACCTTCCCGTGGCGCACCATCGGCGGCCGGGAGAGCTCCGGTTACTGGCCGGCGGGCACCGCAGCGCTGCACGTCAACGCCGACATCGCCGACGCGGTGCTGCGCTACCTGGCGGTCACCGACGACCAGCGTTTCCTCGCCGAGGCGGGGCTGGAGCTGCTGGTGCAGACCGCGCGGCTCTGGCACGGGTTCGGTCACTTCTCCGCCGACGGCACCTTCCACCTGTACGGTGTGACCGGCCCGGACGAGTACGCCGCGCTGGTCGACGACAACGTCTTCACGAACCTGATGGCCAGGCGCAACCTGCGGGGCGCCGCGGATGCCGCCGAGCGCCACCCCGACCTGGCCGACCGTCTCGGAGTCGACAGGGGCGAGCCGGCCCGCTGGCGGGCCGCCGCCGACGCGATGGCCATCCCGTACGACAGCGAGCGGCGGGTGCACGAGCAGGCCGCCGGGTTCACCCGGCAGCCCGAGTGGGACTTCGCGAACACCACCGACGAGGACTATCCGCTGCTGCTGCACTTCCCGTATTTGGAGTTGTACCGCAAGCAGGTGGTCAAGCAGGCCGACCTGGTGCTGGCCATGCAGCTCTGCCCCGGCGAGTTCACCGCCGACGAGAAGGCCCGCAACCTGGCCTACTACCAGGCCCGCACCGTCCGCGACTCGTCGCTGTCGGCCGCCCCGCAGGCCGTCCTGGCCGCCGAGGTCGGCCACCTGGATCTGGCGTACGACCTGTTCGCCGAGTCGGTGCTCCAGGATCTGGCCGACCTGGGCGACAAGACCGCCGACGGGCTGCACCTGGCCTCGCTGGCCGGCGCGTGGCTCGCGCTGGTGCAGGGCTTCGGTGGGCTGCGCGACGATCGGGGCGTGCTCTCCTTCGACCCTCGACTGCCGGACCGGATCGACCGGTTGGCGTTCAGCCTGCGATGGCGCGGCCACCGGCTACGGGTCACGCTGACAGCGGCCGAGGCCCGCTACGAGCTGCCCGACGCCGCGCCCGACGTCGAGGTGGAGCTGTGGCACCACGGCGCGGCGCTGCGGCTCACCGGCGCCGATCCGGTCACCCGGCCGATGCCGCCGGTGCCCGACCCCGGCCCGGAACCGCCCTCCCCACCGGGGCGACGCCCCACCCGCCGCTCGGCCGACTGA
- a CDS encoding low temperature requirement protein A gives MPSRADRLLRRTDSPLNASFLELFFDLAFVLALSQLAEHLLDDLTVAGALRTALLLTGVWWIWVPTTWFADWYDPQSPAVRWLLVGSALGSLLAGVAIPQALDGRGLLFAGAYVAVHIARGVVTTFALRGHPRQGRTLRILCWFSVSAVPWLVGGFLPEWRVPLWLLALAIDLVGPRLGWPTPLMGRSGQRELHLAGGHFAERYQQIMIIALGELVLVAGLSYAGTDLHLTRTIAFLLVFATAVLIGLLYVTPAGQRLGRAIEHADPSRLGVITGYLHLVMIAGLVLTAVGAELSITHPLRTDDTTAVVVILSGPTLFLVGRILFSMAIHRRLSWPRVAALFVLSIAASLLRLPLLAVSAVATTVVLVVVVLDHAGITYSRRRTGA, from the coding sequence ATGCCGAGCCGAGCCGACCGGCTGCTGCGGCGAACTGACTCGCCGCTGAACGCGTCGTTCCTCGAACTCTTCTTCGACCTGGCCTTCGTGCTCGCGCTCAGCCAGTTGGCCGAACACCTGCTCGACGACCTCACTGTGGCCGGCGCGCTGCGGACCGCGCTGCTGTTGACCGGCGTCTGGTGGATCTGGGTGCCGACCACCTGGTTCGCCGACTGGTACGACCCGCAGAGCCCCGCCGTACGGTGGTTGCTGGTGGGTTCCGCGCTGGGCAGCCTGCTGGCCGGGGTGGCGATCCCGCAGGCGTTGGACGGGCGGGGTCTGCTCTTCGCCGGCGCGTACGTCGCGGTGCACATCGCACGCGGCGTGGTCACCACCTTCGCGCTGCGCGGGCATCCCCGGCAGGGCCGGACGCTGCGGATCCTGTGCTGGTTCAGCGTCTCCGCCGTGCCGTGGCTGGTCGGTGGGTTCCTGCCGGAGTGGCGGGTGCCGCTCTGGCTGCTCGCCCTCGCCATCGACCTGGTCGGCCCACGACTCGGCTGGCCGACGCCCCTGATGGGCCGGAGCGGGCAGAGGGAGCTGCACCTCGCCGGTGGGCACTTCGCCGAGCGGTACCAACAAATCATGATCATCGCGCTCGGCGAGCTGGTCCTGGTCGCCGGTCTCTCGTACGCCGGCACCGACCTGCACCTCACGCGGACCATCGCGTTCCTGCTGGTCTTCGCCACCGCGGTGCTGATCGGCCTGCTCTACGTCACGCCCGCCGGGCAGCGGCTGGGCCGGGCCATCGAACACGCCGATCCGTCCCGGCTCGGCGTCATCACCGGATACCTGCACCTGGTGATGATCGCCGGATTGGTTCTCACCGCGGTGGGCGCCGAGCTGAGCATCACCCACCCGCTGCGTACCGACGACACGACGGCTGTCGTCGTCATCCTGAGCGGCCCGACGCTGTTCCTCGTCGGGCGGATCCTGTTCTCCATGGCGATCCACCGGCGGCTCTCCTGGCCGCGGGTCGCCGCCCTGTTCGTGCTCTCCATCGCGGCGTCGTTGCTGCGGCTGCCGCTGCTGGCGGTCAGCGCGGTCGCCACCACAGTGGTGCTCGTGGTGGTCGTCCTGGACCACGCCGGCATCACCTACTCCCGACGCCGAACCGGAGCGTAG